AGCTGGAACACGCCTAGGGGGCGAGTGTTGGTGCCCACGTATCCAGCGCGGAAATTCTCGTCGGCGGCCTTGGCGACTTGCTGCAGTGACGCAACTTCGTTGAGAAGAACTCCAATCTGCGTAGCGGTGCCAACGGAGTTGAGGCCGGGGATGCGTTGCAAAAACTCCAGATGCGTGAAGATGAAATTCTCGTCCGCAGCGTTGGTGTCCGTGATCGAGGTCGCCGCTATCACTTCACCTTTCAGAGCGACTTTGACGGCGGGGGGTTCAATCCGAGCTTGTTGGCCCACGAAGACACGCGGCACTTCTTCAAGCCGCACGTCAGCTCGGATCTGCAACCGGGCCGGGGCATACATCGTGATGACAGTTGATGCTTCGGGCGCGGTGGCAGCCGTTCGTCCCATCACCTTGCTGCCGGGCCGGGCGACCAGCGCAAGCACTTTGCCGGCGGTTGGTGCCTTAATGGTCATTCGGCTGAGGTTGAGCTTGGCGACGTCCACCATGACAGTCGCTTGCATCACTTTGGCCTCGGCCAATTCCACCGCAGCCACTGCGTCGTCTCGCTGCCGGATTTCATCCGTCTTCAAATCCAATTGACACTGCAGCGCTTTGCCCCGTCGTTCGTTCGCTGTCTGCTCCTGTTCCAGCGTTGCCTGCCGGGCCAACAACTCTCGGTGCGCTGCGCTGGCCACTTGATTTTCGTTTTCTGCCCGCGCCAATGAGAGCTTTCCCAATACTTCCGTGGAATTTTGTCGGCTTTCCAGTTCCTTCGCGGTGAGCGTCAGTTTCGATTGAGCTGCGGCGATCTGGCATGGCAAACGCGATCGCTCGGTGGCAATTCGGGCCAGCATGGCTTCCGCTTCGGCCAGTTTGGTTTGCAAGTCCAATGGCTCGCGCAAGCGAGTTTCTGCTGCCACCAGCGATGCCTTCCGGCTCGACAATTCAGCTTGGCGCGATTTCAATTCCGCAGCAACGTCCTGCAATCTCAATTTCGAGTCCGAGTCGATCAGTTGTGCTACGTCGTCTCCCGCACTTAGCTCCTGCCCTTCAATCACGGGTACACGGAGAAAGATTTTGCGGTTCGCCGTCGTTCGACTGACCGCTTTTCTTAGCAGTCGATAGAAATTCTGCTGGTCGTATTCGCCCTCGCGTGCTTCGCCTTCACTTTGAAACGCCAACGCCGCCGCGGTGTCTCGTTGCACGTGATTGTCAGTAAACTCTTGCTAGCGGTGGCTGCCGAATCGTCCATTGTTCTTGGCATTCGTTGATCGCTTAGGTAGGAACACGCCTAGATGTGCCTTGGCCAAGATGCAAATCGGTTCAAGTGTAGCAGAAAGGTTCGTGCGGACGATAACGATGAAAAGGTCATTGCGCATGCCCTGCTGCCTGTCGCACGCCAAGCACCCTGGTTGGTGTCCTTTGCTCGACGTACCCCCATCAGCGTTGAGACGATTGATTTGCCGAGCGAAACTGCGCTCGAAATCTGCGCGGCACTCTGCCGCTTTACAGTCTAGTCGCAGCCTTCTGCGGGACTTCGTTTCTCATTTGCGTTTGTCCGGCAACTCGTCGGGACGCGTTTTCACCTAGCGACTTGCCAGTCTTGAGGATCGTCGTCGCTATCAGCAAGCCAATCGCGCCGCCCAACGTGCTGAGGAT
Above is a window of Anatilimnocola aggregata DNA encoding:
- a CDS encoding HlyD family secretion protein; this translates as MQRDTAAALAFQSEGEAREGEYDQQNFYRLLRKAVSRTTANRKIFLRVPVIEGQELSAGDDVAQLIDSDSKLRLQDVAAELKSRQAELSSRKASLVAAETRLREPLDLQTKLAEAEAMLARIATERSRLPCQIAAAQSKLTLTAKELESRQNSTEVLGKLSLARAENENQVASAAHRELLARQATLEQEQTANERRGKALQCQLDLKTDEIRQRDDAVAAVELAEAKVMQATVMVDVAKLNLSRMTIKAPTAGKVLALVARPGSKVMGRTAATAPEASTVITMYAPARLQIRADVRLEEVPRVFVGQQARIEPPAVKVALKGEVIAATSITDTNAADENFIFTHLEFLQRIPGLNSVGTATQIGVLLNEVASLQQVAKAADENFRAGYVGTNTRPLGVFQLSVLGDLIGLIGILRYLALACVGLVLALVGTTTLMAV